The Candidatus Mycolicibacterium alkanivorans genome contains a region encoding:
- the pta gene encoding phosphate acetyltransferase encodes MTAARTATAIYVASPEGDTGKSTVALGILHRLTATVPKVGVFRPITRREDRDYILELLLAHSNAGLTYDESVGVTYQRLHEDPDGAITDIVDRYHAMAARCDAVVIVGSDYTDVATPTELSVNARIAVNLGAPVVLAVRARDRTPAEVVQVIELCLAELALQHAHTAAVVANRCDPAQVEAVAAACKDLSPHVYVLPEEHLLVAPTVADLRATVDGVLVHGDESLLGREVMGVLVAGMTAEHCLERLAEGATVITPGDRSDVVLAVASAHAAEGFPSLSALILNGGLPLHRSIAELVTGLGLRLPIIASDYGTFETASRVAAARGRVTATSQRKIDTAIALMDRYVDIGDLLERLAIPIPTVTTPQMFTYQLMERARSDRKRIVLPEGDDDRILRAAGRLLRREVADLTILGEEARVRSRAAELGVDLTAATVLNPRTSVLCDEFAAQYAELRKKKGVTLEQAREIIHDVSYFGTMLVHNDIVDGMVSGAAHTTAHTVRPAFEIIKTQPDVSTVSSIFLMCLSDRVLAYGDCAIVPDPTAEQLADIAISSARTAAQFGIEPRVAMLSYSTGDSGSGAGVEKVRAATDLVRKRDPGLSVEGPIQYDAAVDATVAAAKMPGSEVAGRATVLIFPDLNTGNNTYKAVQRSAGAIAIGPVLQGLNKPVNDLSRGALVEDIVNTVAITAIQAQGN; translated from the coding sequence ATCTACGTCGCCTCCCCGGAGGGAGACACCGGAAAGTCCACCGTCGCGCTGGGCATCCTGCACCGGCTGACCGCGACCGTTCCGAAGGTGGGGGTGTTTCGGCCCATCACGCGTCGGGAGGACCGTGACTACATCCTCGAGCTGCTGCTGGCCCACAGCAATGCCGGCCTGACCTACGACGAGAGCGTCGGCGTCACCTACCAGCGCCTGCACGAGGATCCCGACGGTGCGATCACCGACATCGTCGATCGCTATCACGCGATGGCCGCCCGCTGTGACGCCGTGGTGATCGTCGGCTCCGACTACACCGACGTGGCGACCCCGACCGAGCTGAGTGTGAACGCTCGGATCGCGGTGAACCTCGGCGCACCGGTGGTGCTTGCGGTTCGAGCGCGCGACCGCACTCCCGCCGAGGTCGTGCAGGTGATCGAACTGTGCCTGGCCGAGTTGGCCCTGCAGCACGCCCACACCGCGGCGGTGGTGGCCAACCGCTGCGATCCGGCTCAGGTGGAGGCCGTCGCCGCCGCGTGCAAGGACCTCAGCCCGCACGTCTACGTCCTGCCCGAGGAACACCTGCTGGTCGCACCCACCGTCGCCGACCTCAGGGCCACGGTGGACGGGGTGCTGGTCCACGGTGACGAGTCGCTGCTGGGCCGCGAGGTGATGGGCGTGCTCGTCGCCGGGATGACGGCCGAACACTGCCTGGAGAGGCTCGCGGAGGGTGCTACCGTGATCACCCCGGGTGACCGCTCCGACGTGGTGTTGGCCGTAGCCAGCGCGCACGCCGCCGAGGGTTTTCCGTCGCTGTCGGCCCTGATCCTCAACGGCGGGCTGCCGCTGCATCGCAGCATCGCCGAACTGGTGACGGGCCTGGGCCTGCGGCTGCCGATCATCGCCAGCGACTACGGGACGTTCGAGACAGCCAGCCGGGTCGCCGCGGCGCGGGGCAGAGTCACGGCCACCTCGCAGCGCAAGATCGACACTGCGATCGCCCTGATGGACCGCTATGTCGACATCGGCGATCTGCTCGAGCGGCTCGCGATTCCGATCCCGACGGTGACCACCCCGCAGATGTTCACCTACCAGCTGATGGAACGGGCCCGCTCCGACCGCAAACGCATCGTGTTGCCCGAGGGCGACGACGACCGCATCCTGCGTGCCGCCGGCCGGCTGCTCCGCCGGGAGGTCGCCGACCTGACGATCCTCGGCGAGGAGGCCCGGGTCCGTTCCCGCGCAGCCGAACTCGGTGTCGACCTCACGGCAGCCACCGTGCTCAACCCGCGCACCAGCGTACTGTGCGACGAGTTCGCCGCACAGTACGCCGAGCTGCGCAAGAAGAAGGGCGTGACGCTCGAGCAGGCCCGGGAGATCATCCACGACGTCTCCTACTTCGGAACCATGCTGGTGCACAACGACATCGTCGACGGCATGGTCTCCGGAGCCGCGCACACCACCGCGCACACCGTGCGGCCGGCCTTCGAGATCATCAAGACCCAGCCAGACGTGTCGACGGTGTCGAGCATCTTCCTGATGTGCCTGAGCGATCGGGTGCTTGCCTACGGCGACTGTGCGATCGTGCCGGACCCGACCGCCGAACAGCTCGCCGACATCGCGATCAGCTCGGCGCGCACGGCCGCGCAGTTCGGCATCGAGCCCAGGGTGGCGATGCTGTCCTATTCGACCGGAGACTCCGGCAGCGGTGCCGGTGTGGAAAAGGTCCGTGCGGCAACCGATCTCGTGCGCAAACGGGACCCCGGCCTGTCGGTGGAGGGGCCGATCCAGTACGATGCCGCCGTGGACGCGACGGTGGCTGCGGCGAAGATGCCGGGATCCGAGGTGGCCGGCCGGGCCACGGTGCTGATCTTTCCGGACCTCAACACCGGCAACAACACCTACAAGGCGGTGCAGCGCAGCGCGGGGGCGATTGCGATCGGTCCGGTGTTGCAGGGACTCAATAAACCGGTCAACGACCTGTCCCGTGGGGCGCTGGTCGAGGACATCGTCAACACTGTCGCGATCACCGCGATCCAGGCCCAGGGGAACTGA
- a CDS encoding acetate kinase → MSQTVLVLNSGSSSLKYQLLQPDTGASLAHGIVERIGEEASSAVLTFGDREIRRDGRIADHEAALRTAFDLFAEAGQRLDSLGLVAVGHRVVHGGQRLYRPTVVDDAVLDQLRELAPLAPLHNPPAVLGIKVARRVLPELPHVAVFDTAFFHALPAAASTYAIDRDLAARWQIRRYGFHGTSHQYVSQQAADFLGAPLESLNQIVLHLGNGASGSAIAGGRPVDTTMGLTPMEGLVMGTRSGDIDPGVISYLWRTAGMGVEDIEVMLNRRSGMYGLAGEIDFRILHQRIESGDEDARLAYEVYVHRLRKYIGAYLAILGHTDVVTFTAGVGENDARVRRDALTGLATLGIEIDEHLNESPTRGARLISADKSPTSVLVIPTNEELAIARACLTVI, encoded by the coding sequence ATGTCGCAGACCGTACTGGTTCTCAACTCCGGCTCTTCGTCACTGAAATATCAACTCCTCCAACCTGATACGGGTGCATCGCTGGCACACGGCATTGTCGAGCGGATCGGGGAGGAGGCGTCGAGCGCCGTTCTGACGTTCGGTGACCGGGAGATCCGGCGCGACGGCCGCATCGCCGACCACGAGGCGGCGCTGCGCACCGCGTTCGACCTGTTCGCCGAAGCTGGCCAGCGCCTGGACAGCCTGGGTCTGGTCGCGGTCGGCCATCGGGTGGTACACGGCGGGCAGCGACTCTACCGGCCGACAGTGGTCGACGACGCGGTACTCGACCAACTGCGCGAACTGGCCCCGCTGGCACCGCTGCACAACCCGCCGGCGGTGCTCGGCATCAAAGTGGCCCGTCGGGTGCTGCCCGAGCTGCCGCATGTCGCGGTGTTCGACACCGCTTTCTTCCACGCCCTGCCCGCTGCCGCGTCGACGTACGCGATCGACCGAGACCTGGCCGCACGCTGGCAGATTCGCCGCTACGGATTTCACGGGACGTCGCATCAGTACGTCAGCCAACAGGCGGCCGACTTCCTGGGCGCCCCGTTGGAGTCGCTCAACCAGATCGTCCTGCATCTGGGCAACGGCGCGTCGGGGTCGGCCATCGCGGGTGGGCGTCCCGTCGACACCACCATGGGCCTGACCCCGATGGAGGGTCTGGTGATGGGAACACGGTCCGGCGACATCGATCCCGGCGTGATCAGTTACCTGTGGCGAACCGCGGGAATGGGTGTCGAGGACATCGAGGTGATGCTCAACCGGCGGTCCGGAATGTACGGTCTGGCTGGGGAGATCGACTTTCGAATCCTGCATCAGCGCATCGAATCCGGCGACGAGGACGCCCGACTGGCCTACGAGGTCTACGTCCACCGGCTGCGGAAGTACATCGGGGCCTACCTCGCCATCCTCGGCCACACCGACGTGGTGACGTTCACCGCCGGGGTCGGCGAGAACGACGCCCGGGTGCGTCGCGACGCACTGACCGGATTGGCGACGCTGGGTATCGAGATCGACGAGCACCTCAACGAGAGCCCGACCCGCGGCGCGCGGCTGATCTCCGCGGACAAGTCACCCACGTCCGTGCTGGTTATCCCGACCAACGAAGAGCTGGCGATCGCGCGGGCCTGCCTGACGGTGATCTAG